Below is a genomic region from Gracilimonas sp..
GCCATTAGTAATAAAGGTTTTGGCTTTCATCAGGATTGAATCGTGTCTTGCTGTGAACAAGTAATAGAAGGGACGCTCAGGATATTGATACTTGTCCAGATTATCCTCATACATTGAATGCAAACGTGAGCTATCTACAGTGGCTGCACTCCAAACATTTTGTTCATTGATGTTATATACCACCAGGCCATTAAGATAACTTTCTGATTGTTGCTCAAATTCAGGGAATTTTTTCAGGGTGAGTGGAATAATGTTATCGTCAACTACTTTTTGAGCATATTCATCCAACCAATTACTGCGATAATCTTTAGCCATACGGCTGCCATACTTATTTAGGATGAAGGTATGATATTCATCGGTGGTATAATCTTCACCATTAAACTCAAATACTGTTTCTCCAGCAAGGCCAGATGGACTAGAAAGAGAGGATATTTTTGAAGTGTCAAACTCAGTAATCCACTTTCTATATAGATCTTCTGATTCGGAAATTTTTTCAGCATCAAATTCTTTCTGTAGAAATTCAATGACAAATTGATTGCTTTCCTCGTAGTAAGGAGTATTCCGTAATTGCTGCATCAGAACCTGATTTCGTTCTTCCTCAGAGTTATAGGTCTCAACTGAATCTATCTTAAATATATGATAGCCATAGTTAGTTTTAACCGGCTCAGAATAAGGTTCTGAAGGGTCCTGGTTAATTACCGCCTCAACAAAATCCATGGCAAAGTTTTGCCTGTAGCTTACCCAGCCAATTCGGCCATTTGTTCTTTTAGAGGCTCCATCTTCAGTAAATTCGTTAAGCACCTGATTCCATGGCCGGCCGTTTTCAAGAGCATCATAAGCATTATGTATCTTATCATAGGCTGTAGAATCTCCGGTTCCGCGAACAAAAATATGGTTAACCAGACGCGCAGGGGTCAACTCCCGTTTGTCCTGAAGAAGGACTATGTGGTAACCAAACTGAGTTCTGAAAGGCTCAGAAATTTCACCTACTTCTAAATTATAGACTACTTCTTCAAATTCCTGAACAGTTCGCCCAACAGAGATCCATGGAATATCGCCACCCATGCTACGGCCACCTCGCACTGTTGAATACTTTTCATTGACTTCATCCAGAGGAATGCCATTTTTGATTTCTTCCTTTGCCTGATTCAATTTTGCAATTGCCTCGTTCGCTTGTTGTTCGGAGGCATCAGGTTCAACAGCAATTAAAATGTGATATGTTTTGAGCTCCAGTTCTGCTCTTTTTTTAAATTCACCGAAAGCTGCTGGTTTAATCTCATTTTCAAGCCAATATGCATAGGCGGCCTGAGTCACATATGACTTATGCTCTGCTACTAATGCAGAATCTTCGAAATAGCCTTGTTCTTTAGCTGAGATTAACTTCGCTTTATAATCCAGATAAATAGGAAGGAAGCTTTCAAGATCTTCAAGGGTAGGTGTTTCAGAAGTACCGCTGCTGTAGTTTTTCTTAAGTTCAGCATATGTCACCTTTTGATTTCCGACTTCCCCAACAACGGTTTTATCGTTTTTTGACTGCCCGATAAC
It encodes:
- a CDS encoding peptidylprolyl isomerase; its protein translation is MANITYRSFYSLFLLLIVPSLVIGQSKNDKTVVGEVGNQKVTYAELKKNYSSGTSETPTLEDLESFLPIYLDYKAKLISAKEQGYFEDSALVAEHKSYVTQAAYAYWLENEIKPAAFGEFKKRAELELKTYHILIAVEPDASEQQANEAIAKLNQAKEEIKNGIPLDEVNEKYSTVRGGRSMGGDIPWISVGRTVQEFEEVVYNLEVGEISEPFRTQFGYHIVLLQDKRELTPARLVNHIFVRGTGDSTAYDKIHNAYDALENGRPWNQVLNEFTEDGASKRTNGRIGWVSYRQNFAMDFVEAVINQDPSEPYSEPVKTNYGYHIFKIDSVETYNSEEERNQVLMQQLRNTPYYEESNQFVIEFLQKEFDAEKISESEDLYRKWITEFDTSKISSLSSPSGLAGETVFEFNGEDYTTDEYHTFILNKYGSRMAKDYRSNWLDEYAQKVVDDNIIPLTLKKFPEFEQQSESYLNGLVVYNINEQNVWSAATVDSSRLHSMYEDNLDKYQYPERPFYYLFTARHDSILMKAKTFITNGGSPDSVKSKVDKLGVSVDSTTVFVQEPFDKLAGMNEESFSDTFEYNSIRGMFWLQDRLPARNMTFDEAFNRILAEFQPQREKEWLQELRDKYNVRVHVKKLQKAYKKDA